The genomic region TAAGAAAAAGGAAACCCTTTATAGCCTGTCTAAAGAATACAATGTAACCGTTGATGATATCAAGAGGTATAATAAGCAGCTTTATTCAAAAGAGTTGCAGATGGGCGAAACCATTAGAATACCTCAGGGTGGTGCAGCTCCGGCGGCTACTAATAATTCGATAATTGCTGATAATACTCCTAAACCTGCACCTGTTTCAAAACCTCAGGAATCCCAGGCAAAAACACGTGAACACATCGTTCTTCCTAAGGAGACCAAATACGGGATCGCGAGAAAATACGGGATGACCGTGAAAGAACTTGAGTCTATTAATCCACGGGTAGAAACTTTGCAGCCGGGAATGATGATAAGAGTAGGTACAGATGTTCTTGAAGACGAGCCTGTGATCATCACAGATGACCGTTTCAGATTCTATGAGGTGAAACCACAGGAAACACTATTCAGTCTAACCAGAAGATTTGGTGTTAGTATAGATTCACTGAAACAACTGAATCCTGCCTTAAAAGACGGACTTAAATTCGGGATGGTATTAAAAGTTCCGGAGAATCCAGATGGTGAAAATATTGATGATGATAGTTATACCGGTACAGGCGAATATGCCAATACCAAAATGGATCTTAGTAGTTCTATAAATAACCGCAGTACCAAAGAGATCGTTCTTATGCTGCCTTACCACCTTAATAAGATTGAGGAGGATTCTATAGAAACCTATCGCAATTCTATTATGAATGAAAGGGTGGTTAGAATTTCCCTTGATTTTTATAGTGGAGTTCTTATGGCGATAGATAAAGCAAAATCGATGGGCATCTCTACCAATTTGAAGGTTTATGACACCAGGCAGAATGCATCTGATGTTGCAAATGTTATTAATACGAACGATTTTAGCAATGTAGATGCCGTGATTGGTCCATTACTACAAGGTCCTACCGAGGCAGCGGCGGCCAGACTGGAGAATAAGAATGTTCCGGTGATCAATCCGCTTTCCAACCGAAGCATGAGAGGTTATCAGAACCTTTTTCAATCGGTTCCTACAGATGAATTCATGAAAAATGCAATGCTGGATTTTATTTCGAGAAATTCTGCTGGTAAGAATATTATAATTATTGCTGATGGAAAGGCTTTCCAGATAAAGAGTGAACTAAATAGCATTCTACCATCTGCGAGAACGGTAAGCCCTACAGATAATTATGTTTCTGAAGAAGCTCTTACCAATAT from Gramella sp. MT6 harbors:
- a CDS encoding LysM peptidoglycan-binding domain-containing protein yields the protein MKYLFVICFLFQFYATSANAQSYKYHTVKKGETVFSISQTYSIDEEDIYKYNPEAKEGIGVNEKLVIPVDATKSEAKTESSVQFIDHKVKKKETLYSLSKEYNVTVDDIKRYNKQLYSKELQMGETIRIPQGGAAPAATNNSIIADNTPKPAPVSKPQESQAKTREHIVLPKETKYGIARKYGMTVKELESINPRVETLQPGMMIRVGTDVLEDEPVIITDDRFRFYEVKPQETLFSLTRRFGVSIDSLKQLNPALKDGLKFGMVLKVPENPDGENIDDDSYTGTGEYANTKMDLSSSINNRSTKEIVLMLPYHLNKIEEDSIETYRNSIMNERVVRISLDFYSGVLMAIDKAKSMGISTNLKVYDTRQNASDVANVINTNDFSNVDAVIGPLLQGPTEAAAARLENKNVPVINPLSNRSMRGYQNLFQSVPTDEFMKNAMLDFISRNSAGKNIIIIADGKAFQIKSELNSILPSARTVSPTDNYVSEEALTNMMTSGPNLVILESDNINVVSSATSALNRLARNHDITLLTTNKTSAFENDIISNNHLGNLKFHYPSVDKEYDNTATENFNEKYLERFNIEPNRYALRGYDLTLDVLLRLASADDLYDSFERYPGFTEYYESKFHYMPNPNGGFTNDAIYLLKINKDLTISEANDL